From the Acidimicrobiales bacterium genome, the window CGCTCACCGTGGCGGCGGCACCGACGATGCCGTTGCTGCTCGTGGCCCGCGGCGTCCAGGGTGTGTTCGCCGGTGCGATCATGACCGTCGCCGTCGCCAGCATCGGTCTCGCCATCCCACAGAACCTGCGGCCGAAGGCCTTCGCCCTCACCTCGGCCGTCTGGGGCGTGATGGGCGTCGCCGGACCGGCGATCGCCGCGTTGTTCGTGGCGACGGTCGGATGGCGTGCGATCTTCCTGGTCAACGTCCCGGTCACCGTCCTCGCCGTGGTCATCGGCTGGGACCGCATCCCTGACCGTCCGGAGGGCGCCGCCCACCAGGCCGTCGACCGGGTCGGACTCGGCTTCGTCGCGGTCATCACCACATCGGCGCTGGCCCTGGCCACCTACTCACCGCTCGTCATCGGTGTGGCGACCGCGATCCTCGCGGTCTCGGTCCCTCTCTACGTCCGGTGGTCCCGCCGCACCCCCGATCCCGTCGTCCGGCTGCACCATCTCCTCGAGGACCGCTACCGCACGGTGCACCTCACCTCGATGGCGGTCCTCGCCGGCGGTGTCGGCGCCAACTCGTTCCTTCCGCTCTATCTGCGAACCGCACGGGGGCAGAGTGCAGGGCTCGCCGCGTTCGGGGTGCTGTTCCTCACCGTCGGTTGGTCCACCAGCGCCTACGTCTCCAGCCGCTTGCAGGAACGCTGGAGCGGTGAATGGGTCAGCCTGCTCGGTTCGGCCAATCGCCAGCCCCGGTGTCGTGTTCGCCGCCGCCTGCATCCACCTCGAGGCGCCGGTCGCCGTCGTCTACGCCGCCTTCTTCTGGGTGGGATCGGGCGTCGGGATGGTCACCTCCACCGGCGCCGCGCTCCTGCAATCGCGCACGATCTCCTCCGAGATGGGTCGACTCAACGCCGCCCACCAGTTCCTGCGAACCCTCGCGATCACCTTCGGCATCGCCGCCGTCGGCGCGATCACCCTGGCCGTCGTCGACGCGAGAACCGGCAATGTCGAAGCCGTCCGCGACCTGTTGTCGGGTGACGATCTGATCGTTCCGGCCGACCTGCTCGAGTCGATCGGCGACGGCTACACGATCGCGATCGCGGCGATGGCCGTCGTGGTCACGGCCTCCGTCCCCGCCGCGGTTCGCCTCGTGCGCACCCGGGGCGAGGCACTAGCCTCCGCAGCGTGAAAGCCCTCCGGTTCAGCCGCAAGGAAGCCCGCTACGCCGCCGCCATGGTCGCGTCGCGCCTCCGGCCCGGCGCCGGCGCCGCCGTCGGACCGCTCGATCTCGTCGACGACGACCCACCCGACCTTCCGGCCGAGGGCTGGCACCGGGTGTGGCCCCGCCTCACCGGTATCTGCGGCAGCGATCTCTCGACGATCGACGGCCACAGCTCGCGCTACTTCGAAGACTTCGTGTCGTTCCCGTTCGTCCCCGGCCACGAGATCGTCGGCGACATGGAAGGCGGCCGCCGCGTCGTCATCGAACCCGTCCTCGGCCACGCCGCCCGCGGTTTCGCACTCCCCTTCCCCGGCGCGTCGCCCGGCGACGGCAACGACTACCGGCATCTCACCCGCGGGCACCTCGAGCCCGGAATCCAGACCGGCTTCTGCGAGAGCACCGGTGGTGGATGGTCCACCGAGTTCGTCGCCCACGACAGCCAGATCCACGACGTGCCCGACTGGATGAGCGACGAGCTCGCCGTCACCATCGAACCCGTGGCCGGGGGTGTCCACGCCGCCCTCCGGGCCCAGGTGGCCGACGGCGACACCGTGGCCGTGATCGGCGCGGGGCCGATGGGCCTCGTGACTGTCGCCGCCCTGCGACACCTCACCGACCCGGGCTCGATCATGATCGGCGCCAAGTATCCGGTGCAGCGCGAGCTCGCCACCGAGTTCGGTGCCGACGTGGTGACTGCGCCGGGGGAGTTCGGTCGCGCAGTGCGCAGGGCCACCGGAACGTTCATGATCGGCAGCCGTCTCTCGGGCGGCGCCGACGTGGTGATCGACGCCGTCGGTTCGCCCGAATCGATCGAACAGGCCATCGGTCTGTGCCGGCCGCGGGGCCGGGTCGTCCTGCTGGGCATGCCGGGCCGTGTCGACATCGACCTCACGGCGCTCTGGCACCGCGAGACCGAACTGGTCGGCACCTACACGTACGGAACCGAGACGACGAAGGACGGTCGGGTTGCGTCGAGCTTCGAGCTCGCGATGGAACTGGCCGGCAAGGTCGCGTTCGACAAGATGGTCTCGGCCACGTATCCACTCGACCGCTACCGCGACGCCCTCGATCACGCGGCCAATGCCGGCAGCCGAGGCGGCGTGAAGATCGCCTTCGACCTGCGCGGCGAGAAGAACCGCGGACTCCCCGCCGAATAGTCCCAGGGTCGTGACTGCGGCCCCGACCCGACAGAATGGTCCCATGCCCGAATCCGATACCGCGCCCAAGCTCGACGACGAGACCTCAGCGGCGCTGACGCTGTTCAACGAATACGTCGAAGCCGACCGCGAACGCACCAACCGCGAGAAGCGCATCAAGAAGGCGGAGCGGGCGAAGGACGAGGCCGCGGCGGTCGTGAAGAAGCTCAACGAGCGCGGATCGGCAACCGAGAAGGCCGAGGCCGAGGCGGCATACCGCGATGCGGCCGACCGCTGGAAGAAGCTGCGCGACGGCGAAGAGCCCGACGAGCCGGCACCGGCCGCCGAGGCCGCCCCGGTCGACGATGAGGCCGCCCCGGTCGACGAGGCCGCACCGGCACCCACCGATGAGTCAGCCGCACCCGCCGACGATGACGAAGAGGAGGAGCCGCCCGTCGAGGCGGCCTCCGACGAAGAGGAGTGAGTCCGACGTCGGCCGTCAGTGAGGCGGACCGACGTGCGTTTCGCGAGCACGGTGTCGTCGCACTCCGCGGTGTCCTCCCGCTCGGCGTGGTCCGGTCGCTCGATGCCCCCGTCGCCCGCGCCGTCACCGGCGACGACGCCACCGCCGATCTCTCGGCCCTCGGCGACGCGCTGCGCGACGCTCCCCCGTCCGATGGTGCCCGGGGTCGGTTCCGTTCAGGCGTCGACCACTGGCTGGTCGACGACGACATGCGCGCCTTTGCGACCACATCACCGCTGCCGGCGATCGTGGCCTCATTGCTCGAGACGACCGATCTGTACCTGTACGAGGATTCCATCCTCGTGAAGGAGCCGGGCAGCCGCGAACCCACGGTGTTCCACCAGGACCACCCGTACTTCTCGGTCGACGGCGACGCGGTCTGCACCACATGGATTCCGCTCGACTCCGTGTCGCGCGAAACCGGCGCCATGGGCTACGTCCGCGGCAGCCACCTCGACGACACCGAGTGGCGGCCGAACCTCTTCGTCACCCGCGACCCGATACCCGGAACCAGCGGAACCGATGTGCCCGACTTCCACGCCGACCCGGACGGCGCCGACATCGTGTGGATCGAAGCCGAGCCAGGCGACGTGATCGTGCACCACGCCCGCACGATCCACGGTGCCGGACCCAACCAGTCGACGACGACCCCGCGCCGCGCCGTCTCCGTTCGCTATTGCGGTGCCGGGGTCACCTACACGCGGCGCGCACTGACCCCGAAGCCCCACCACGAGTCGCTCGCCGACGGCGACCCCGTGGGTCCGCCGGCGTTCCCCCTTGTCTGGCCGGCGTAGGACCGGAGGCGGCACCGACGTGCACCCGCGCGCGGGCGGTGTGCTCGGAACCGATCGATCAGATCCCGGTCACTCCGGTGAGGCGTCCGTGACCGTGTAGCTGAGACCACCGTCGTCGTTGGGCCATGCCTCGACGATCCAGAGGCTTCCCTCACCTTCGAAGTCGATCTTGGCGACCTCGGCCGGCGCTCCCTCGTTGTAGTCCCAGAAGCCGTAGCCGGCTGCGGGATTCGCTTCCTTGACGTAGACGAGTCCGTCGCTCCAGAGCTTGAACTTGACGACGCCCACACCGGGCACCTCGACCAGCTGATACACCGGCTCGAAGGGCGGCGGCTCGTCCCAGAAGTGCTGCTCGACCTCACCGGCGTCGTTGATCAACGCCTTGCCGTACCAAACCCATTCGCCGTTGGTGAACCTGACGAAGACCTTCCAGCCCTCACCCTGCACGACCTCGTAGTCGAAGCCGCCGGCGGGCGTGACATCGCCCACCCAGAGCTTCTCGCCTTCGCGTTCGACGATGAAGGAGCCCTTGCCCTCGACCGTGACGGTGAAACGGTCGGTGATGACGGTGGGGGGTGCCGCCGTGGTCGTGGTGGTGGTCGTCGTCGGGAAGACGAGATCCTCGATCCGCACGTCGATCTCGTCGCGAACGCCGTCGCTGATGGTCACGACCTTCAACGAATCGCCCTTCTTGACGATCAGCACGATGCCGTCGTCGGTGAGATCGATCGTCACGATCTCCCATCCTTCGACGAGGTCGGCATGGAGGAGGTCGAGACCGTCATCGGTCTCGGAGATCTCGGCCGAGCCGAGAGGACCGAGACTGAGTACCTTCGTTTGTGCCTCCGTCGTCTCGGCGATCACCGGGTGCTCGTCGCCATCGGAACCGCCGTCGGCGCCGGCGGCTTCATCGTGACCGGGATCGACGAGGTCGCTGGCGCTGCCGATGTCGGGCAGGTCGACGTCGGGAGTGGAGTCGCCGCCGTCGGGCGCACCGTCGGCGGTCTGGAGCGCAGGCGCCTCCGCACCATCGGCAGCCATCGCGGCAGCGCCGAACCCGAGCAACGGGACCACCGCGAGGCCGGCGAACAGGCGGCGGACATGACCGACGCGGGCCGTGTGCATCCGGGGCCGGAGGCCCTCGAGGATCTGATCGGTGTGGGGGTTCATCGCACTACTTCCTGACGGCAGGGGGCCATCTCGTGTCGGCCGAGCTGGTCGGCCATGCGTGGCTTGAGAGAAGAACGGGCTCGGCTCAGGTGGAAGCGGAACGCGCCGGGCGAGATGCCCATGCGGTCGGCCGCCTCGTCGGTGCTGAAACCTGCCCCGTAGAAGAGGTCGACGGCTTTGCGCTGCTGGGCCGGCAGCAGATCGAGGGCCTCGTCGAGTCCCTCGATCGAGTCGCTGCCGTGTGCCGGAACCGAGACCGGTTCCGCCGCGAGCTTCGGCAGCGAGTTCTCCCGGACCGTCCGGTGACGATGCTGATCGCGCACGATGTTGACCGCCACGCGACGCACCCACGCGGCCGGTTCCTTGTAGTGACCGACCCGCCACCATCGGGCATAAGCGCGGACGTACGCCTCCTGGGCGGCGTCGTGGGCGTCGTCACGGCGGGTGCCGTCGAGTTCCAGCCCCCGGACCGTCAGGTCGTAGGACGATCGGAAGAAGTCGTCGAAATCTCGGGCCATGCCCTGCCTATCTGCTGATGTTGCCGTCGCACATCGCCGCCGCCTCCCACGCCTCTCACGTGCGAGACCGAGGAAATGTTTGGCCACGCGAAGAAAAAACTCCGCGGTGCGTGTTCATCGGCAGATCAGCCCTGCGCACTGAGCTCCCGCCACATCGGTGTCTGACACCGATGTGGCGGGGAGAGGTCAGTGGGGGTGCATGCCCCCGTCGACGACCAGGACCTGGCCGGTCATGTAGCTCGATGCCCGGCCGGCGAGGAAGAGCGCGGGGCCAACCATCTCGTCGGCGTGCGCCGGACGACCGAGCAGGGTGCCCGCGCCCATCGCCGCAGGAGCGCCCTCGCCGAGGTTGCGGGTCATGTCGGTGTCGACCGGCCCGGGCGCGAGGGCGTTGACCCGGATGCCCTTTCCGGCCAGCTCCCCGGCGAACGAACGCGTCACGGACAGCAGCCCGGCCTTCATCGCCGCATACATCGCGACGCCGCGGGCGAACTGGAAGGCGCCGACACTGATGACATTGACCACGGCGGCATGGTCGGCCTTCTCGAGGTGGGGCACCGCGGCCTGGATCAGGAGCGCCGGACCGCGCAGGTTGACCTCGAAAGACTTCTGCCAGGTCGCATCGCTTTGTTGACCGACCGGCGCAGCCAGCGCGTTGGCCGCGTTGTTGATGACGATGTCGAGCCCGCCGAAGCGATCGATCGCTGCGGCGACCAGCTGATCGGCGGCATCGGCGTCGCCCATGTTCGTCGGGACACCCAGCGCGGCTGCCCCCATCGACTCGAGATGGGCCTGCGTGTCGGCGCAGGCGTCGGCCTTGCGGCTGGCGACTACCACGTTGGCCCCGGCCGCGGCCAGACCTTCGGCCACGGACCGGCCGATACCGCGGGTTCCTCCGGTGACGATGGCCGTCCGGCCGGAGAAGTCGAGCAGGCTGTGCAGTTGCGTGGCGTCCATGCCGCGACGCTAGCGGCCGGTCACGTCGCCGATGATGCCAGCCGCACCGCGTGCTCGTAGAGCCGAATGTCGTACTCGTTGTCGGCCGTGATCCGGGCCAGCAACTCCGGCGAGACGGCATCGGCGCCGTCGCCGACATTGGCGTGTGGCGCCGGTGGGAGATCGAGCCCGGTCAGGGCGGCAACCCGGTCCACCATGCCCGGGAGATCCTCGGTCACCCCGACACAGTCGTAGCGCTCCAGAACCGCGACGGCGTCGTCGAGCTCCGCCGGACCGATATCGAACGGTCGGGAGATGGCGGTTTCCCAGAACTGCGAGAGCGCCAGCCGAAGACCATCGCGCCCGTCGGCGTCGAGGCTGTTGCCATCGAGCGCAGCCGCGGCGGCCTCGTTGCGAGCCCGGGTGTCGGCGAAGAGTTGCGTCTGGTAGTTCGAGAGCCGGCTCCGCCACCCGTCATCTGCGTAGATGGCGGCGAGGTCGTCGGGTGCGTCCTGCGCGAAACGGAGCAGGAAGGGTGGTGGACGCTGACGAGCCCGAATCGTCGTACCTCCGCCGCATCGAGCCCGAGCCGGAGATGACTGAAGGTCTTCGCCGCGACCTGACCCGGCCCGGGGTCCTCGGCCGGATAGGTCGCCGCCTCGCCGATGCGGGCCCGAAGCACGCGGTGAAGCGACGTGCCGCCCGTCTTCATGACGTGGGTGTAGAAGAGCTGCCGCGACGACATCCGACGAGTGTGGCAGAGATGGGTCAGTCCTGGAGGAGCTCGAACAGCATCCCGAAGAAGTGCTCGGTCGGATAGTGGGTCACCAGATCGAGGTTGGGGACACCGTCGGTGATGCCGATCTGGTCGACGTCGAGCACCCCGCGTTGCGGACCGTCACCCACCATCACATCGACCCACAGCCGGGTCATCTCGGCGGGAGCGGGATCGATGGCGTGCGCCATGGCGATCGGGTCGGGAAGATCGTCGCCTTCCAGCCCGTAGGCCATCGCGTAGCGCCGCACCACCTGTGCGATGTCGACGGCGAAGTCCGAGTACTTGGTTCCCACGGCCCGCATCCGCGCATGGCGGTCGGCGTCGACCACCGCCGACGAGATCGAGATGTCCCACCCGACGAGCTCGAGCGGCAGGCCGGACCGCACCACGATCTGCGCTGCCTCGGGGTCGGCCCAGAAATTGTATTCCGCCATCGCCGAGACGTTGCCGGGGCCGTGGACCCCGGTGCCGCCCATGACGACGACCCGATCGACGGCGTCGACGATCTCGGGCGCCCGCAACACGGCGAGGGCGACATTCGTCAGCGGTCCGAGGGTGACGAGGGTGATCTCGCCGGGGGCGCCGAGGATGGTGTCGACGATGACATCGGCACCGCGTCCCTCCGCCGGAATGCGGCCGTGGAGCGGGAGACCGCAGTCGCCCATTCCGTCGGCCCCGTGCACATAGTCCGCCGTCTCGAGCGTGCGCATCATGGGGCGAGCAGCGCCCGGGTGGACGGGCACGTCGGCCCCGCACAGCTCGACGGTGTAGAGCGCGTTCTGGACCGCCTGATCGAGGCCGACGTTGCCGCACACCACGGTCAGGGCCTCGACCTGGATCTCGGGATGACGCAGCGCCATGAGGATGGCGACGGCATCGTCGGAGGCGGTGTCGGTGTCGATCAGGAAGCGGCGCATCGACGGATCCTAGGGCCGCGCGCCCACGGCGACCCGACCACGTTGCGTGATAGACCGGCGACGTGTTCTCACGACTGGGCAGATCGGCGGTGCGGCATCGCGGCGCCGCGCTGGGGCTCAGCGTCGCAGTCGTCGTCGCGTCGGTCGTCTTCGGCGTCGGCGTGCTCGACCGACTCGCAGGATCGGGCTTCGACGACCCCGACTCCGACTCGGTCGCCGCCCGCGCCGAACTCGACCGGCTGTTCGACACCGGCTTCACCGATGCCGCGTTCCTGTTGACCGTTCGGGACGCGGCCGGCGCCGACAGTCCCGCCGTCGACAGTCCCGAAGCGACCGCGGCCGGGCTCGCGTTCACCGAGGAGATCGCGTCGATGGAAGGCACCGACGATGTCGTGTCCTACTGGTCGGCGGGCTCCCCGCCGTCGCTGCGATCCCGCGACGGCACCCGCGCCCTGCTCCTCGTCCGCTTCCCCGGCGACGCCAACGACCCCGTTCGCGAAGAGCTGTCGATCCGGCTCACGGAGGACTTCGTGCTCGCCGCGCGCGGCCCGCTCGACGTGCAGATCGGCGGTCGTGATCCCGTCTTCGAACGCATCGGCATGGCCGCCGAGTCCGATCTCGCGACCGCGGAGCTCATCGCCATACCGATCACACTCCTCCTGCTCCTCGTCGTGTTCCGATCGCTCGTCGCCGCGCTCGTCCCTGCTCTCGTCGGCGTGGCGACCATCATCGGGGCCCTGCTGGTCCTCTACCTGGTCACGCTGTTCACCGATGTCTCGATCTTCGCGATCAATCTCGTGGCGACCCTCGGGCTCGGCCTGGCGATCGACTACTCGTTGCTGATCGTCACCCGGTACCGGGAGGAACGGGCGAGCGGCCTCGATGTCGACGCCGCCGTCGTGCGCACCGTCGAGACCGCCGGGCGAACCGTCGCGTTCAGCGGCCTGACGGTGGCGGTCTCGTTGTCGGCTCTGCTGGTGTTCCCCATCTACTTCCTTCGCTCGTTCGCCTACGCCGGGATCGGGGTGATCGGTTTCGCCCTGCTCCTCTCGGTGGTCGCCCTCCCCGCCGCGCTCAGCCTTCTCGGCGACCGCATCGAAGCCGGCGCCGTTCGCAGGCGAAGGATCCGCCGTCACGGCATCAGCGTGTGGCGGGAGCAGGCCGACCGGGTCGTCGATCACCCCTGGCGCTATCTGGTCCTCGGCGCCGTTGGTCTCGCCGCGATGGCGGTCCCGTTCCTGGGTGTCGAGTGGGGCGAGTCCGACCATCGTTCGCTCGCGCCGGATGATCCCGTCCGGGCGACGACGGAGCTGATGACCGAGGCGTTCGACTCGTCCGAGGCGAATGCGTTCCCCATCGTCGCGCGCGGGGGCGTCGACCGCGCGTCGATCACCGGCTACGCACTGGAGATCTCGCAACTGCCGGGGGTGGGCCGGGTCGACACCGCGCACGGTGCCTTCGTCGACGGCGCCTCGATCGACCCGGGCGACGAGGCGGCGACCGCTCGGTTTCTTCGCGACGACGCGACCTGGTTCAACGTCGTGCCCGACGTCGAACCGATCAGCGCCGAGGCGGAGTCGTTGATCCGCACGATCCGTGCCGCGGACGCGCCGTTCGACGACGTGCTCGTCGGTGGAGGCACCGCGGCGTTCATCGACACCAAGGACTCCATCCTCGACAATCTTCCGCTCGCCGGCGCACTGCTCTTCGGCGCGACCTTCGTGCTCCTCTTCCTCATGTTCGGGAGCATCCTCGTCCCGCTCAAGGCGATCGTCCTCAACCTGCTGAGCCTCGGCGCCACCTTCGGCGTCATGATCCTCGTCTTCCAGGAGGGCATGTTCGAGTCCGTCCTCGGCTTCACGGCGACCGGGTTCACCGACATCAGTACCCCGGTGCTCGTCTTCGGCATCGCGTTCGGGTTGAGCATGGACTACGAGGTCTTCCTGCTGTCGCGCATCAAGGAGGAGTACGACCGCAGCGGCCACAACGAGGACGCCATCGTCGACGGGATCGACCGGACGGGGCCCCTCGTCTCCGCAGCGGCCCTGCTGTTGACGGTGACGTTCCTCGCCACCGCGACCTCGAGCCTGAGCTTCCTCAAGCTGTTCGGGCTCGGACTCGCGGTCGCCGTCGTGGTCGACGCGTTCATCGTCCGCATCACGATCGTTCCCGCGCTGATGGCGATCGCCGGCCGGTGGAACTGGTGGGCGCCCGCCCCACTGCGGCGCTTCCACGACCGATGGGGCCTGCCCGACACCGATCCCGATCCGGTCATCGACCTCACCGACGTGATCGACCTGCGGGACCCGGCCCCGTCGACCCCGCCGCCAGGAGCCTTCGCCGCAGGCGATACTCGGGAACCGGTGGCGCCGGGACGTTTCGCCGCAGGCGAAACTCCAAGCGATGCGCAGCATCGCCGCCGGTAGCCTGATCAGCCATGACTGCTACCGAGAATGACGGCGCGTCCGCGCCCTATCCGCACGTCGAGAGTCCGGATCTTCCGGCCATCGAAGCGCGCATTCTCGAGCGGTGGGAGACCGCCGCCACCTTCGAGCAGTCGGTCGAGCAGCGCTCCGAGGACAACGAATACGTCTTCTACGACGGTCCGCCGTTCGCCAACGGCCTGCCCCACCACGGCCATCTGCTCACCGGCTACGTGAAGGATGTCGTCCCCCGCTACCAGACGATGAAGGGCAAGCGGGTCGAGCGTCGCTTCGGCTGGGACTGCCACGGCCTGCCCGCCGAGATGGAGGCCGAGAAGGAACTCCCGGTCTCGGGCCGGGCGTCGATCATCGACTACGGCATCGAGCGGTTCAACGAGTACTGCCGCACCTCGGTGCTCAAGTACACCCAGGAGTGGGAGACCACCGTCACCCGCCAGGCCCGCTGGGTCGACTTCGAGAACGACTACAAGACCATGGACCTCCCCTACATGGAGTCGGTGATGTGGGCGTTCAAGCAGCTGTGGGACAAGGGGTTGATCTATCAGGCCAACCGTGTGCTGCCCTACAGCTGGGG encodes:
- a CDS encoding MFS transporter, translated to MSARLMADGRRPTIVALMSVIAIASYNNLSAAAALPDIGDDLGDIGLLPFVITIELLTSAVAVLAAGPIVDSLGARRVFRVASTGFIVTSLTVAAAPTMPLLLVARGVQGVFAGAIMTVAVASIGLAIPQNLRPKAFALTSAVWGVMGVAGPAIAALFVATVGWRAIFLVNVPVTVLAVVIGWDRIPDRPEGAAHQAVDRVGLGFVAVITTSALALATYSPLVIGVATAILAVSVPLYVRWSRRTPDPVVRLHHLLEDRYRTVHLTSMAVLAGGVGANSFLPLYLRTARGQSAGLAAFGVLFLTVGWSTSAYVSSRLQERWSGEWVSLLGSANRQPRCRVRRRLHPPRGAGRRRLRRLLLGGIGRRDGHLHRRRAPAIAHDLLRDGSTQRRPPVPANPRDHLRHRRRRRDHPGRRRRENRQCRSRPRPVVG
- a CDS encoding MMPL family transporter, with the protein product MFSRLGRSAVRHRGAALGLSVAVVVASVVFGVGVLDRLAGSGFDDPDSDSVAARAELDRLFDTGFTDAAFLLTVRDAAGADSPAVDSPEATAAGLAFTEEIASMEGTDDVVSYWSAGSPPSLRSRDGTRALLLVRFPGDANDPVREELSIRLTEDFVLAARGPLDVQIGGRDPVFERIGMAAESDLATAELIAIPITLLLLLVVFRSLVAALVPALVGVATIIGALLVLYLVTLFTDVSIFAINLVATLGLGLAIDYSLLIVTRYREERASGLDVDAAVVRTVETAGRTVAFSGLTVAVSLSALLVFPIYFLRSFAYAGIGVIGFALLLSVVALPAALSLLGDRIEAGAVRRRRIRRHGISVWREQADRVVDHPWRYLVLGAVGLAAMAVPFLGVEWGESDHRSLAPDDPVRATTELMTEAFDSSEANAFPIVARGGVDRASITGYALEISQLPGVGRVDTAHGAFVDGASIDPGDEAATARFLRDDATWFNVVPDVEPISAEAESLIRTIRAADAPFDDVLVGGGTAAFIDTKDSILDNLPLAGALLFGATFVLLFLMFGSILVPLKAIVLNLLSLGATFGVMILVFQEGMFESVLGFTATGFTDISTPVLVFGIAFGLSMDYEVFLLSRIKEEYDRSGHNEDAIVDGIDRTGPLVSAAALLLTVTFLATATSSLSFLKLFGLGLAVAVVVDAFIVRITIVPALMAIAGRWNWWAPAPLRRFHDRWGLPDTDPDPVIDLTDVIDLRDPAPSTPPPGAFAAGDTREPVAPGRFAAGETPSDAQHRRR
- a CDS encoding nucleoside hydrolase — translated: MRRFLIDTDTASDDAVAILMALRHPEIQVEALTVVCGNVGLDQAVQNALYTVELCGADVPVHPGAARPMMRTLETADYVHGADGMGDCGLPLHGRIPAEGRGADVIVDTILGAPGEITLVTLGPLTNVALAVLRAPEIVDAVDRVVVMGGTGVHGPGNVSAMAEYNFWADPEAAQIVVRSGLPLELVGWDISISSAVVDADRHARMRAVGTKYSDFAVDIAQVVRRYAMAYGLEGDDLPDPIAMAHAIDPAPAEMTRLWVDVMVGDGPQRGVLDVDQIGITDGVPNLDLVTHYPTEHFFGMLFELLQD
- a CDS encoding sigma-70 family RNA polymerase sigma factor: MARDFDDFFRSSYDLTVRGLELDGTRRDDAHDAAQEAYVRAYARWWRVGHYKEPAAWVRRVAVNIVRDQHRHRTVRENSLPKLAAEPVSVPAHGSDSIEGLDEALDLLPAQQRKAVDLFYGAGFSTDEAADRMGISPGAFRFHLSRARSSLKPRMADQLGRHEMAPCRQEVVR
- a CDS encoding zinc-binding dehydrogenase; the protein is MKALRFSRKEARYAAAMVASRLRPGAGAAVGPLDLVDDDPPDLPAEGWHRVWPRLTGICGSDLSTIDGHSSRYFEDFVSFPFVPGHEIVGDMEGGRRVVIEPVLGHAARGFALPFPGASPGDGNDYRHLTRGHLEPGIQTGFCESTGGGWSTEFVAHDSQIHDVPDWMSDELAVTIEPVAGGVHAALRAQVADGDTVAVIGAGPMGLVTVAALRHLTDPGSIMIGAKYPVQRELATEFGADVVTAPGEFGRAVRRATGTFMIGSRLSGGADVVIDAVGSPESIEQAIGLCRPRGRVVLLGMPGRVDIDLTALWHRETELVGTYTYGTETTKDGRVASSFELAMELAGKVAFDKMVSATYPLDRYRDALDHAANAGSRGGVKIAFDLRGEKNRGLPAE
- a CDS encoding SDR family NAD(P)-dependent oxidoreductase, with the translated sequence MDATQLHSLLDFSGRTAIVTGGTRGIGRSVAEGLAAAGANVVVASRKADACADTQAHLESMGAAALGVPTNMGDADAADQLVAAAIDRFGGLDIVINNAANALAAPVGQQSDATWQKSFEVNLRGPALLIQAAVPHLEKADHAAVVNVISVGAFQFARGVAMYAAMKAGLLSVTRSFAGELAGKGIRVNALAPGPVDTDMTRNLGEGAPAAMGAGTLLGRPAHADEMVGPALFLAGRASSYMTGQVLVVDGGMHPH
- a CDS encoding phytanoyl-CoA dioxygenase family protein; translated protein: MSPTSAVSEADRRAFREHGVVALRGVLPLGVVRSLDAPVARAVTGDDATADLSALGDALRDAPPSDGARGRFRSGVDHWLVDDDMRAFATTSPLPAIVASLLETTDLYLYEDSILVKEPGSREPTVFHQDHPYFSVDGDAVCTTWIPLDSVSRETGAMGYVRGSHLDDTEWRPNLFVTRDPIPGTSGTDVPDFHADPDGADIVWIEAEPGDVIVHHARTIHGAGPNQSTTTPRRAVSVRYCGAGVTYTRRALTPKPHHESLADGDPVGPPAFPLVWPA